In bacterium YEK0313, one genomic interval encodes:
- a CDS encoding DSBA-like thioredoxin domain protein yields the protein MPDTAVTIDVVSDVVCPWCFIGKRRLEKAVALVPDIAVEVRWRPYQLAPDLPAAGVPRDQYLTQKFGSLDRVKANFARIAAVGAEDGIDFAFDRITVSPNTLNAHRLVLWARSGGHQDAVVEALFSAYFVEGRNLADIPTLIEIGAAHGLDVALLTELFASDSDVERTQREIASAQRIGVTGVPFFIVGERFGIAGAEAPETIARAIRQAVDAEASADAAAGTAGHA from the coding sequence ATGCCGGACACAGCCGTGACCATCGATGTCGTTTCCGACGTCGTCTGCCCCTGGTGCTTCATCGGCAAGCGCCGCCTGGAAAAGGCGGTGGCCCTGGTGCCCGACATTGCCGTCGAGGTGCGCTGGCGCCCCTATCAGCTTGCGCCCGACCTGCCGGCCGCCGGCGTCCCGCGCGACCAGTATCTCACCCAGAAGTTCGGCAGCCTGGATCGCGTCAAGGCGAATTTCGCGCGCATTGCCGCCGTCGGCGCCGAGGACGGCATTGATTTCGCCTTCGACCGGATCACCGTTTCGCCCAACACGCTGAACGCCCACCGACTGGTCCTCTGGGCGCGCTCCGGCGGACATCAGGACGCGGTCGTCGAGGCTCTCTTCAGCGCCTATTTCGTCGAAGGGCGCAATCTCGCCGACATTCCGACGCTGATCGAAATCGGCGCGGCGCACGGCCTCGATGTGGCGCTGCTGACCGAACTCTTCGCCTCCGATTCGGATGTCGAGCGCACCCAGCGTGAAATCGCCTCTGCCCAGCGCATCGGCGTCACCGGCGTGCCCTTCTTCATCGTTGGAGAACGGTTCGGCATCGCCGGTGCCGAGGCGCCCGAAACGATCGCCCGGGCGATCCGCCAGGCGGTGGATGCCGAGGCTTCCGCGGATGCGGCGGCCGGCACCGCCGGCCACGCATAG
- a CDS encoding enterobactin synthase subunit F, with the protein MILGEQRAGQATTAPAGATGRMTLDALLRRAAENRPQALALVDAPNRPHIVGGEPRRFDWAGLDAAVDALAGRLRAHSFPLDSVIATQFPLGADGIVALLAVIRAGLVAAPLPLGWGRREIVRHLQRLGARAILTAGRAGPVDCADIMRFAAAEAFSVRFVMSIGAPVLDGVVALDDALLAGAASDRIETPRTGNAADHVALVTADATADGHLAVARSHNQLIAGGLVAYMAGAPDEASVFAATLSIDAFTGLALQVVPWLMSAGTLIAHPPFAPRAFADSLVASGVTHAVLPAAAAACLFTPAAASPALRHLTLLTRRPGEIAPALAIRPDGVAADVFFGLGETGIARALATGAAAGIAAGPDTFATGAGQAPVLVETRRSPAGSLQLRGAMVPVSAFPPGAEHGHSARSAADADGFVETGMAVAADDTARLLVPAGDPAAVVSIGGRRFAEAELRAAYAEAGGEIAPVLRTDPVLGQRVAGIVGDGRAMIGLAGRLAETGMTPLGVPGGQRQQADPLPFEDTGRPEPELQPQPLAETQAKLEQLLGLMRTAAVG; encoded by the coding sequence GTGATCTTGGGCGAGCAACGAGCCGGACAGGCCACGACGGCACCGGCTGGCGCGACGGGCCGGATGACGCTCGACGCGCTGCTGCGCCGAGCGGCCGAGAACCGGCCGCAGGCCCTGGCTCTCGTCGACGCGCCGAATCGCCCGCATATCGTGGGCGGCGAGCCGCGCCGCTTCGACTGGGCCGGTCTCGACGCCGCGGTCGACGCTCTCGCCGGGCGCCTGCGCGCCCATTCCTTTCCGCTCGACAGCGTGATCGCGACCCAGTTCCCGCTCGGCGCCGACGGGATCGTGGCGCTGCTCGCCGTGATCCGGGCCGGCCTCGTCGCCGCGCCGCTGCCGCTCGGCTGGGGCCGGCGCGAAATCGTCCGGCACCTGCAGCGGCTCGGCGCCCGCGCCATCCTGACCGCCGGCCGCGCCGGTCCCGTCGACTGCGCCGACATCATGCGCTTCGCCGCCGCGGAGGCCTTTTCGGTGCGCTTCGTGATGTCGATAGGCGCCCCGGTTCTCGATGGCGTCGTCGCCCTTGACGACGCCCTGCTCGCCGGCGCCGCGAGCGACCGCATCGAAACGCCGAGAACCGGCAACGCCGCCGACCATGTGGCGCTGGTGACGGCCGATGCCACCGCGGACGGGCATCTGGCCGTGGCGCGCAGCCACAACCAGCTGATCGCGGGCGGCCTTGTCGCCTATATGGCCGGCGCGCCCGACGAGGCCTCCGTCTTCGCCGCGACGCTCTCGATCGATGCTTTCACCGGCCTCGCGCTGCAGGTCGTGCCCTGGCTGATGTCGGCCGGCACCCTGATCGCCCACCCGCCTTTCGCGCCGAGGGCCTTTGCCGACAGCCTCGTGGCGAGCGGCGTCACCCATGCCGTCCTGCCGGCCGCCGCCGCGGCCTGCCTCTTCACCCCGGCCGCCGCCTCCCCGGCGCTGCGCCACCTGACACTCCTGACCCGTCGCCCCGGCGAGATCGCGCCCGCGCTCGCCATACGACCCGACGGAGTCGCCGCCGACGTCTTCTTCGGCCTCGGCGAAACCGGCATCGCTCGCGCGCTGGCAACCGGCGCGGCCGCCGGCATCGCAGCCGGCCCCGACACGTTCGCGACCGGTGCCGGGCAGGCGCCGGTGCTGGTCGAGACGCGCCGCAGCCCCGCCGGGAGCCTCCAGTTGCGCGGCGCCATGGTGCCGGTGTCCGCCTTCCCGCCCGGCGCCGAGCACGGCCATTCGGCCCGGTCGGCCGCCGACGCCGATGGCTTCGTCGAAACCGGCATGGCGGTCGCGGCGGACGACACGGCGCGTCTTCTCGTGCCCGCCGGCGATCCTGCCGCCGTCGTCTCGATCGGCGGCCGCCGCTTTGCCGAAGCCGAGCTGCGCGCTGCCTATGCCGAGGCCGGTGGCGAGATCGCGCCGGTACTGCGCACCGATCCGGTGCTCGGCCAGCGCGTTGCCGGCATTGTCGGCGACGGCCGCGCCATGATCGGCCTTGCCGGGCGCCTCGCCGAGACCGGCATGACCCCATTGGGCGTGCCCGGAGGCCAGCGCCAGCAGGCCGACCCCCTGCCCTTCGAGGACACCGGGCGCCCAGAGCCGGAACTGCAGCCGCAGCCTCTGGCCGAAACCCAGGCGAAGCTCGAACAGCTTCTCGGCCTGATGCGCACCGCCGCGGTCGGCTGA
- a CDS encoding Aspartate racemase, whose amino-acid sequence MKVIGLIGGMSWESSAEYYRIINQEVRRRLGGVHSARSLMWSMDFGTIEQLQHAGDWPALTAEMAAAARRLEAGGADFIVICTNTMHRMADAVSAAVAIPLLHIADPTAQRIVSAGLRRVGLIGTAFTMEQDFYRGRLAARFGLDVIVPDEPDRRTVHGIIYHELVAGIVRDESREAYRGVIRRLVERGAEAVIMGCTEIMLLISQADSAVPVFDTTEIHALSAVDLALA is encoded by the coding sequence ATGAAAGTCATCGGCCTGATCGGTGGCATGAGCTGGGAGAGCTCGGCCGAATATTACCGCATCATCAATCAGGAGGTCCGGCGGCGGCTCGGCGGCGTGCATTCGGCGCGCAGCCTGATGTGGTCGATGGATTTCGGCACCATCGAGCAGCTCCAGCATGCCGGCGACTGGCCGGCCCTGACCGCGGAAATGGCGGCTGCGGCGCGGCGGCTGGAAGCGGGCGGCGCGGATTTCATCGTGATCTGCACCAACACCATGCATCGCATGGCCGATGCCGTGTCCGCGGCGGTTGCCATTCCGCTCCTCCACATTGCCGACCCGACGGCGCAACGGATCGTGTCGGCCGGATTGCGGCGCGTCGGGCTCATCGGCACCGCCTTCACCATGGAGCAGGACTTCTACCGCGGACGGCTCGCGGCGCGGTTCGGCCTCGACGTCATCGTTCCGGATGAGCCGGACCGCAGGACTGTTCACGGGATCATCTATCACGAGCTGGTGGCCGGCATCGTCAGGGACGAATCGCGGGAGGCTTACCGTGGGGTCATCCGCCGTCTGGTCGAGCGCGGTGCCGAGGCCGTCATCATGGGCTGCACCGAGATCATGCTGCTGATTTCGCAGGCCGACAGCGCCGTGCCGGTCTTCGACACCACCGAAATTCACGCGCTGAGCGCGGTCGACCTCGCGCTGGCGTGA
- the lexA_2 gene encoding LexA repressor has protein sequence MLTRKQHELLRFIQERLKESGVPPSFDEMKEALDLKSKSGIHRLITALEERGFIRRLPNRARALEVIKQPEQAAGPARQRFAPAVIEGSLGRSRPVEDDTVMPVSVPVMGRIAAGVPREAIENRINTLSVPPEMLSRGEHYALEVRGDSMIEAGILEGDLALVRKTDAADTGDIVVALIDDEEATLKRLRKRGTSIALEAANPAYETRVFGPDRVRIQGKLVGLFRRY, from the coding sequence ATGCTGACGCGCAAGCAACACGAACTTCTCCGCTTCATTCAGGAACGGCTGAAGGAAAGCGGGGTGCCACCGTCCTTCGACGAGATGAAAGAAGCGCTGGATCTGAAGTCCAAGTCAGGCATCCACCGCCTGATCACGGCCTTGGAGGAGCGCGGCTTCATCCGCCGCCTGCCCAACCGGGCACGCGCGCTGGAGGTGATCAAGCAGCCGGAACAGGCCGCCGGGCCCGCGCGCCAGCGCTTCGCGCCGGCCGTCATCGAAGGATCGCTCGGCCGCAGCCGGCCGGTCGAGGACGACACTGTCATGCCCGTCTCGGTACCGGTCATGGGCCGGATCGCCGCCGGCGTGCCGCGCGAAGCGATCGAGAACCGGATCAACACGCTCTCCGTGCCGCCGGAAATGCTCAGCCGCGGCGAACATTATGCGCTGGAGGTGCGCGGCGATTCGATGATCGAGGCCGGCATCCTGGAAGGCGACCTCGCCCTGGTGCGCAAGACCGACGCCGCCGATACCGGCGACATCGTGGTGGCGCTGATCGACGACGAGGAAGCCACCTTGAAGCGCCTCAGGAAGCGCGGCACCTCGATCGCCCTCGAAGCCGCCAATCCCGCCTATGAGACGCGGGTCTTCGGACCGGACCGGGTCCGCATCCAGGGCAAGCTTGTCGGCCTGTTCCGGCGCTACTGA
- a CDS encoding ComEC family competence protein yields the protein MRGRAQAIAATLGQVAGPARGGGLGALVAAVGTTLGQWLALEQERGRAFLFLPVAYGAGILVYFSAADEPNLWAVGLAAIVCGCLAFALRERRIAFFVAAGIAAVAAGFAAAALRTALAAHPVLAASTGSVTLTGWVEIFERRENGDRLTLRLVRSEPAVPQALERVRVTSRQATGAKTGEAVSLTARLRPPADPPGPGLYDFGRDAFFSGIGASGFVIGQVRRAELGEAPSGVRLRAWLDQIRSGISQRIRSAIPGHAGAVADALVTGKRDGIPEGLNEAMRAAGTYHILSISGFHMALVAALVFLVVRGSLALVPALALHHPVKAWAAAVALVVSTCYLVISGAEVATQRSWIMIAVVLVGVILGRGALTLRTLALAALAVLTLAPESLLGPSFQMSFAATLALVSGYVMLRPWAERHAGDRGGLARGLLAATNGVAGLAMSSFVASLATTPYAAYHFNQIQLYGVPGNLLGAPIVEFVTMPLEMLALLLWPFGLDKPVWALAGTSIDLFIRVAEWVASWPGGKVPVPAFGPVALGLLSVGLILVAALSTPLRWAGLLFVALGLGLAPLKERPLIAIDAEGLTVAARGPDGRLRALSPRANRFALQRWLGADADPRLASDQSLIAGVICDAVGCAMALAGGGRAAFARDPEALADDCREARIVVTRFPAPAACRATVVDLKGLAWTGAVTIFAGADGYRIATSRDPVSMRPWFRPRPPGDVVPLLRRPGAVIEVPAAPPAEEREPAEDGEPGQ from the coding sequence GTGAGGGGGCGGGCGCAGGCGATCGCGGCAACGCTCGGACAGGTGGCCGGACCGGCGCGCGGCGGCGGTCTCGGCGCGCTTGTCGCGGCGGTCGGAACCACGCTCGGGCAATGGCTGGCGCTCGAACAGGAGCGCGGCCGCGCCTTCCTGTTCCTGCCGGTCGCCTATGGTGCCGGCATTCTCGTCTACTTCTCCGCGGCCGACGAACCGAACCTCTGGGCGGTGGGCCTTGCGGCGATCGTCTGCGGCTGTCTGGCCTTCGCGCTGCGCGAGCGGCGCATCGCCTTTTTCGTCGCGGCCGGCATCGCGGCGGTCGCGGCCGGCTTTGCGGCGGCGGCGCTGCGCACGGCGCTCGCCGCCCATCCGGTCCTTGCCGCGTCGACCGGATCGGTGACGCTGACCGGCTGGGTCGAGATCTTCGAGCGGCGCGAGAACGGTGACCGGCTGACCTTGCGCCTCGTGCGCAGCGAGCCGGCCGTGCCGCAAGCGCTCGAGCGGGTCAGGGTCACCAGCCGGCAGGCGACGGGCGCAAAGACCGGTGAAGCCGTCAGCCTGACGGCGCGGCTGAGACCGCCGGCCGATCCGCCGGGCCCGGGCCTCTACGACTTCGGCCGCGACGCCTTCTTTTCCGGCATCGGCGCGAGCGGCTTCGTGATCGGCCAGGTCCGCCGCGCCGAACTTGGCGAAGCGCCGTCGGGCGTCCGGCTGCGGGCCTGGCTCGACCAGATCCGGTCGGGGATCAGCCAGCGCATCCGCAGCGCCATTCCCGGCCATGCCGGCGCGGTCGCCGATGCGCTGGTGACGGGCAAGCGCGACGGCATTCCGGAAGGGCTGAACGAGGCGATGCGGGCGGCCGGGACCTATCACATCCTGTCCATTTCGGGGTTCCACATGGCGCTGGTCGCCGCGCTGGTCTTCCTGGTCGTGCGCGGTTCGCTGGCGCTGGTGCCGGCGCTCGCCCTGCACCATCCGGTCAAGGCCTGGGCCGCCGCGGTCGCGCTCGTCGTCTCTACCTGCTACCTGGTCATTTCCGGCGCCGAGGTCGCCACCCAGCGGTCCTGGATCATGATCGCCGTGGTACTGGTCGGCGTCATCCTCGGGCGCGGGGCGCTGACGTTGCGGACCCTGGCGCTGGCCGCGCTCGCCGTGCTGACGCTGGCGCCGGAAAGCCTGCTCGGCCCGAGCTTCCAGATGTCGTTCGCGGCAACCCTCGCGCTGGTCTCGGGCTATGTCATGCTGCGGCCCTGGGCCGAGCGCCATGCCGGCGACCGCGGCGGCCTCGCGCGCGGCCTGCTGGCTGCGACCAACGGCGTGGCCGGCCTCGCCATGAGCTCGTTCGTCGCCTCGCTCGCGACGACGCCCTATGCAGCCTATCACTTCAACCAGATCCAGCTCTATGGCGTTCCGGGCAATCTGCTCGGCGCGCCGATCGTCGAATTCGTCACCATGCCGCTCGAAATGCTGGCCCTGCTGCTCTGGCCATTCGGCCTCGACAAGCCGGTCTGGGCGCTTGCCGGCACGAGCATCGACCTGTTCATCCGCGTCGCCGAATGGGTTGCCTCCTGGCCGGGCGGCAAGGTGCCGGTCCCAGCTTTCGGCCCGGTCGCGCTCGGCCTCCTGTCGGTCGGCCTCATTCTCGTGGCCGCCCTGTCGACGCCGCTGCGATGGGCGGGGCTGCTGTTCGTCGCGCTCGGCCTCGGCCTGGCGCCGCTCAAGGAGCGGCCGCTCATTGCCATCGATGCGGAAGGACTGACGGTCGCGGCCCGCGGCCCGGACGGGCGCCTGCGTGCGCTGTCGCCGCGCGCCAACCGCTTCGCGCTGCAGCGCTGGCTGGGCGCGGATGCCGATCCGCGCCTTGCATCTGATCAGTCGCTGATAGCGGGCGTCATCTGTGACGCGGTGGGCTGCGCCATGGCACTGGCGGGCGGCGGTCGCGCCGCCTTCGCGCGCGATCCCGAAGCGCTGGCCGACGATTGCCGTGAGGCGCGCATCGTCGTGACGCGCTTCCCGGCGCCGGCCGCCTGCCGCGCAACCGTCGTCGATCTGAAGGGCCTGGCCTGGACCGGTGCGGTGACGATATTTGCGGGCGCGGACGGCTATCGCATCGCAACGAGCCGCGATCCCGTAAGCATGCGGCCCTGGTTCCGGCCACGGCCGCCAGGTGACGTCGTGCCGCTCCTGCGCCGCCCCGGTGCGGTCATTGAGGTGCCCGCGGCGCCGCCCGCCGAGGAGCGCGAGCCGGCCGAGGATGGCGAACCGGGTCAGTAG
- the moeA_2 gene encoding Molybdopterin molybdenumtransferase, whose product MAGLLPVAEALSRVLAGAEPLGEEWLALADADGRGLTRDIVATRSQPPADVSAMDGYAVRAVDLPGTLPVIGESAAGRPFAGLLPPGAALRIFTGAALPAGADTIVIQEDAERAGDRVTFATAAPVGRHIRVAGLDFTAGLAGLAAGTRLDPRKLALAAAMNHARLPVRRAPRIAILSTGDELVEPGTVPGPGQIVSSNALAVAAMAKREGAVAIDLGIAPDRLDETLAAVGRARAAGADILVTSGGASVGEYDLMREVIAKEGAELGFWKIAMRPGKPLMMADLGGMRLLGLPGNPVASFVCSTIFLMPLIRKLSGRSDIETPTEPAVLGTDVGPNDQRADYLRATLAIRDGALVATPFPIQDSSMIRVLAESDALVLRAPFAERATAGSPCRIIRLPR is encoded by the coding sequence ATGGCCGGACTGCTGCCTGTCGCCGAAGCCCTGTCCCGCGTGCTCGCCGGCGCCGAGCCCCTGGGCGAGGAATGGCTGGCGCTCGCCGACGCCGACGGCCGCGGGCTGACCCGCGACATCGTCGCGACGCGCTCGCAGCCACCGGCCGACGTCTCGGCAATGGACGGCTATGCCGTGCGCGCGGTCGACCTGCCGGGGACGCTGCCGGTGATCGGCGAATCGGCCGCCGGCCGGCCCTTCGCCGGCCTGCTGCCGCCGGGCGCCGCTCTGCGCATCTTCACCGGCGCCGCCCTGCCGGCCGGCGCCGATACGATCGTCATCCAGGAGGATGCCGAGCGCGCCGGCGATCGGGTGACGTTCGCCACTGCCGCCCCGGTCGGCCGCCATATCCGCGTCGCCGGCCTTGATTTCACCGCGGGCCTCGCCGGCCTTGCCGCGGGCACGCGGCTCGATCCCCGCAAGCTCGCCCTTGCCGCGGCCATGAACCATGCCCGCCTGCCGGTGCGGCGCGCGCCGCGGATCGCGATCCTGTCGACCGGCGATGAGCTGGTCGAGCCCGGCACCGTGCCCGGCCCCGGCCAGATCGTCTCGTCCAATGCGCTGGCGGTCGCCGCCATGGCAAAGCGCGAGGGAGCGGTCGCGATCGATCTCGGCATCGCACCCGACCGTCTGGACGAGACGCTCGCCGCGGTCGGCCGCGCGCGGGCCGCCGGCGCCGACATTCTCGTCACCTCCGGCGGCGCCTCCGTCGGCGAATACGACCTGATGCGCGAGGTGATCGCGAAGGAAGGCGCCGAGCTTGGCTTCTGGAAGATCGCCATGCGGCCCGGCAAGCCCCTGATGATGGCCGATCTCGGCGGCATGCGGCTGCTCGGCCTGCCCGGCAATCCCGTCGCCTCCTTCGTCTGCTCCACCATCTTCCTGATGCCGCTGATCCGGAAGCTTTCCGGCCGCAGCGATATCGAGACGCCGACGGAGCCGGCCGTGCTCGGCACCGATGTCGGGCCCAACGACCAGCGTGCCGACTATCTGCGCGCGACGCTGGCGATACGCGATGGCGCGCTTGTCGCAACGCCCTTCCCGATCCAGGATTCGTCGATGATCCGTGTGCTCGCCGAATCCGACGCGCTGGTGCTGCGCGCGCCCTTCGCCGAGCGGGCCACGGCCGGCAGTCCGTGCCGGATCATCCGGCTGCCGCGGTAA
- the gltA_1 gene encoding Citrate synthase, which produces MSASGKTATFSFGDKTVQFPVSDGTVGPSTVDIAKLYAQTGMFTYDPGFTSTASCESKITYIDGDEGVLLYRGYPIEQLAEQGDFLESCYLLLYGELPTAAQKADFDYRVTRHTMVHDQMSRFFQGFRRDAHPMAVMVAAVGALSAFYHDSLDIADPHQRMVSSIRLIAKLPTLSAMAYKYSIGQPFVYPQNNLDYSSNFLHMCFAVPAEEYKPNPVLARAMDRIFILHADHEQNASTSTVRLAGSSGANPFACIAAGIACLWGPAHGGANEAALKMLGEIGHVDNIPKFIAKAKDKNDPFRLMGFGHRVYKNYDPRAKIMQKTTHEVLGELGIKDDPLLDVAMELERIALHDDYFIEKKLYPNIDFYSGITLKAMGFPTSMFTVLFALARTAGWIAQWKEMIEDPDQKIGRPRQLYTGATRRDFVPISRRK; this is translated from the coding sequence ATGTCCGCCAGCGGTAAGACGGCTACATTCAGCTTCGGCGACAAGACGGTGCAGTTCCCGGTTTCCGACGGTACCGTCGGGCCGTCGACGGTCGATATTGCCAAGCTCTATGCCCAGACCGGCATGTTCACCTACGATCCGGGCTTCACCTCGACGGCAAGTTGCGAAAGCAAGATCACCTATATCGACGGTGACGAGGGCGTTCTGCTCTATCGCGGCTATCCGATCGAGCAGCTCGCCGAGCAGGGCGACTTCCTGGAATCCTGCTACCTGCTGCTGTACGGCGAGCTGCCGACGGCCGCCCAGAAGGCCGATTTCGATTACCGCGTCACGCGCCACACCATGGTGCACGACCAGATGTCGCGCTTCTTCCAGGGCTTCCGCCGCGACGCTCACCCGATGGCGGTGATGGTGGCCGCGGTCGGCGCGCTGTCGGCCTTCTATCACGACTCCCTCGACATCGCCGATCCGCACCAGCGGATGGTCTCCTCGATCCGGCTGATCGCCAAGCTGCCGACCCTGTCGGCCATGGCCTATAAATATTCGATCGGCCAGCCCTTCGTTTACCCGCAGAACAACCTCGATTACTCCTCGAACTTCCTGCACATGTGCTTTGCCGTGCCGGCCGAGGAATACAAGCCGAACCCGGTTCTGGCGCGCGCCATGGACCGCATCTTCATCCTGCACGCCGATCACGAGCAGAACGCCTCGACCTCGACGGTGCGCCTCGCCGGCTCGTCCGGCGCCAACCCCTTCGCCTGCATTGCTGCCGGCATTGCCTGCCTCTGGGGCCCGGCGCATGGCGGCGCCAACGAGGCGGCGCTGAAGATGCTCGGCGAGATCGGCCATGTCGACAACATCCCGAAATTCATCGCCAAGGCGAAGGACAAGAACGATCCGTTCCGCCTGATGGGCTTCGGCCATCGCGTCTACAAGAACTACGATCCGCGCGCCAAGATCATGCAGAAGACCACGCATGAGGTGCTCGGCGAGCTCGGCATCAAGGACGATCCGCTGCTGGACGTCGCGATGGAGCTGGAGCGGATCGCGCTGCACGACGACTATTTCATCGAGAAGAAGCTCTACCCGAACATCGACTTCTATTCGGGCATCACGCTGAAGGCGATGGGCTTCCCGACCTCGATGTTCACCGTGCTGTTCGCCCTTGCCCGCACCGCCGGCTGGATCGCGCAGTGGAAGGAAATGATCGAGGATCCGGACCAGAAGATCGGCCGGCCGCGCCAGCTCTATACCGGCGCCACCCGCCGCGACTTCGTGCCGATCTCGCGCCGCAAGTAA
- the moaC gene encoding Cyclic pyranopterin monophosphate synthase accessory protein, whose amino-acid sequence MVDVSHKPATERIAVAEGCVVMRADTLAIVKAGEAKKGDVLGTARLAGIMAAKRSHELIPLCHPLLLTKVAVDIVPDDALPGVRVTATVKVSGQTGVEMEALTAVSVACLTVYDMVKAVDRAMRIEGIRLIEKTGGASGAYRAD is encoded by the coding sequence ATGGTCGACGTCTCGCACAAGCCGGCCACCGAGCGGATCGCCGTCGCCGAGGGCTGCGTGGTGATGCGCGCCGACACGCTCGCCATCGTCAAGGCGGGCGAAGCGAAAAAGGGCGACGTGCTCGGCACGGCGCGTCTCGCCGGCATCATGGCGGCCAAGCGCAGCCACGAACTGATCCCGCTCTGCCATCCCCTGCTGCTCACCAAGGTGGCGGTCGACATCGTGCCCGACGATGCCCTGCCCGGCGTCCGGGTTACGGCGACCGTCAAGGTGTCCGGCCAGACCGGCGTCGAGATGGAGGCTTTGACCGCGGTCTCGGTCGCCTGCCTCACCGTCTACGACATGGTGAAGGCGGTCGACCGCGCCATGCGGATCGAGGGTATCCGGCTCATCGAGAAAACAGGCGGCGCCTCCGGCGCCTATCGGGCGGACTGA
- the gltX_2 gene encoding Glutamate--tRNA ligase, with product MTVVTRFAPSPTGFLHIGGARTALFNWLYAKKTGGQMLLRIEDTDRQRSTDEAIAAILDGLSWLGLEWDGQTTYQFARAERHAAVAREMLAAGKAYYCYATPQELEEMRELAMKEGRPPRYDGRWRDRDPSEAPAGVKPVIRLRARQDGETVVNDLVQGRVVIPNKDLDDLVLLRSDGTPTYMHAVVVDDHDMGVTHVIRGVDHLTNAARQTQIYEALGWPVPAMAHIPLIHGPDGAKLSKRHGALGVDAYRAMGYLPEALRNYLVRLGWSHGDQEIFSTEEMIEAFDLDAIGRSAARFDFAKLEATNGHYIRNADDARLMRAIDEVLPHIPEGAAIAASLTPEARAQVLQAMPGLKERAKTVLELIDGAAFITAKRPLAVDAKAAALLTDEARGHLAALHQRLAALGEWSAAAADAAVRAEADARNVKLGALAQPLRAALTGRTTSPGIFDVLEVLGRTESLARIADQMRTPA from the coding sequence ATGACGGTCGTCACCCGCTTCGCACCCTCCCCGACCGGCTTCCTGCACATTGGCGGCGCCCGCACCGCGCTGTTCAATTGGCTCTATGCCAAGAAGACCGGCGGCCAGATGCTGCTTCGGATCGAGGACACCGACCGGCAGCGATCGACCGACGAGGCGATCGCGGCGATCCTCGACGGCCTCTCCTGGCTCGGCCTCGAATGGGACGGCCAGACCACCTACCAGTTCGCCCGCGCGGAACGGCACGCCGCCGTCGCCCGCGAGATGCTGGCCGCCGGCAAGGCCTATTATTGCTATGCGACGCCGCAGGAGCTGGAGGAGATGCGCGAGCTCGCCATGAAGGAGGGACGGCCGCCGCGCTATGACGGCCGCTGGCGCGACCGCGATCCGTCCGAAGCGCCGGCCGGCGTCAAGCCGGTGATCCGCCTGCGCGCCCGCCAGGACGGCGAGACCGTCGTCAACGACCTCGTCCAGGGCCGCGTGGTGATCCCGAACAAGGACCTCGACGACCTCGTCCTGCTGCGCTCCGACGGCACCCCCACCTATATGCACGCCGTCGTCGTCGACGACCACGACATGGGCGTCACCCATGTCATCCGCGGCGTCGACCACCTCACCAATGCCGCGCGCCAGACGCAGATCTACGAGGCGCTTGGCTGGCCGGTGCCGGCCATGGCGCATATTCCCCTCATCCATGGGCCGGACGGCGCCAAGCTCTCCAAGCGCCACGGCGCGCTCGGCGTCGACGCCTATCGTGCCATGGGTTACCTGCCGGAGGCCCTGCGCAACTATCTGGTACGGCTCGGCTGGAGCCATGGCGACCAGGAGATCTTCTCGACCGAGGAGATGATCGAGGCTTTCGATCTTGATGCCATCGGCCGCTCGGCCGCGCGTTTCGACTTCGCCAAGCTCGAGGCGACCAACGGCCACTACATCCGCAATGCCGATGACGCGCGGCTGATGCGCGCGATCGACGAGGTGCTGCCGCATATCCCCGAAGGCGCCGCGATCGCGGCCAGCCTGACGCCTGAAGCGCGCGCACAGGTGCTGCAGGCCATGCCCGGCCTGAAGGAGCGCGCCAAGACCGTGCTGGAGCTGATCGACGGCGCGGCCTTCATCACCGCCAAGCGGCCGCTCGCGGTCGACGCCAAGGCTGCCGCCCTGCTGACCGACGAGGCGCGCGGGCATCTCGCCGCGCTCCATCAGCGGCTGGCGGCACTCGGCGAATGGAGCGCCGCCGCGGCCGACGCGGCGGTACGTGCCGAGGCCGATGCCAGAAATGTGAAGCTCGGCGCCCTCGCCCAGCCGCTCCGGGCCGCCCTGACCGGCCGCACCACCTCTCCGGGCATTTTCGACGTGCTCGAAGTGCTCGGGCGGACCGAGAGCCTTGCCCGCATTGCCGATCAAATGCGCACGCCCGCCTAA